One Fuerstiella marisgermanici DNA window includes the following coding sequences:
- a CDS encoding ABC transporter ATP-binding protein, with product MTADSSKYAIEAAGLTKIYGSGNTEVVAMRDATMHVRQGEVVALLGPSGSGKSTFLTAVGLINPPSSGRIKIGGQLVQDGDTPHTNLRSFRRQHIGFIFQKSNLIPFLSAAENIQIAMELNGETKRAARRRAIELMDYLGVADRADNLPSMVSGGQQQRIAVARAIANRPSVILADEPTAALDGHRGRQVMELFAKVAHEQGAGVIVVTHDHRALDVFDTIYEMEDGLMHKQQTPLSETTSQTE from the coding sequence GTGACTGCCGATTCCTCAAAATACGCCATTGAAGCGGCGGGCCTGACAAAAATCTACGGCAGCGGTAACACCGAAGTGGTCGCCATGCGCGATGCCACAATGCACGTCCGGCAAGGGGAAGTCGTTGCACTGCTCGGCCCCAGCGGTTCGGGAAAGTCCACGTTCTTAACGGCCGTTGGGCTGATCAATCCGCCATCATCTGGACGCATCAAAATAGGAGGCCAACTGGTGCAGGATGGTGATACACCTCACACCAACCTCCGATCCTTCCGTCGCCAGCACATCGGGTTTATTTTCCAGAAATCAAACCTTATCCCATTTCTGTCAGCAGCAGAAAATATTCAAATCGCGATGGAGCTGAACGGCGAAACCAAACGAGCCGCTCGGCGACGAGCGATTGAGCTGATGGACTACCTCGGCGTTGCGGATCGAGCAGACAATCTGCCGTCGATGGTCTCTGGTGGGCAGCAACAGCGCATCGCGGTCGCCCGAGCCATCGCTAACCGCCCCAGCGTGATTCTCGCCGACGAACCGACGGCGGCACTTGACGGACATCGCGGACGGCAGGTAATGGAACTGTTCGCCAAAGTAGCTCACGAACAGGGAGCTGGCGTGATCGTAGTGACGCACGACCATCGCGCGCTGGATGTGTTTGACACGATCTACGAAATGGAAGACGGTCTGATGCACAAGCAACAGACCCCGCTGTCTGAAACGACAAGCCAGACCGAATGA
- a CDS encoding alpha/beta hydrolase — MRPSVHCLLNLSVVALLVTVARADEKSTEPVAIVNVWPEQKMPGRAADQPEAFKSPERKDAIRITNVSRPTLSVFPATSDHSGPAPAMLVCPGGGYGYVVMDKEGTEIAEWLSTNGITAIVLKYRTPQNREGALQDIQRALSVTRAHATEWKIDPKRLGTIGFSAGGHLAATASTQFEQRYYAPIDEVDKQSCRPDFAVLVYPAYLDDSNGQVSPDLNLKANIPPTLIVHTEDDKKYVPGSKLYYAALKQKPEPHEFMLYPNGGHGYGLRCEKAARAWPDAALAWFRKIGIHDAK, encoded by the coding sequence ATGAGGCCAAGCGTTCATTGTTTGTTGAATTTATCCGTCGTGGCTTTGTTGGTCACAGTGGCGCGAGCTGACGAGAAGTCAACAGAACCTGTGGCAATCGTGAACGTTTGGCCTGAGCAGAAAATGCCCGGTCGTGCTGCCGACCAGCCTGAAGCGTTCAAATCGCCGGAACGCAAAGACGCCATTCGCATTACGAATGTCAGTCGTCCGACGCTCTCTGTATTTCCCGCGACCAGTGATCACTCCGGCCCTGCCCCGGCGATGCTCGTTTGTCCCGGCGGCGGCTATGGCTACGTTGTCATGGATAAAGAAGGCACGGAGATCGCAGAGTGGCTCAGCACAAACGGGATTACTGCAATCGTCTTGAAGTATCGCACGCCCCAAAATCGCGAAGGTGCGTTGCAGGACATTCAGCGTGCGTTGAGCGTCACCCGTGCTCACGCCACCGAGTGGAAGATTGATCCCAAACGTTTGGGAACGATTGGCTTTTCTGCAGGCGGCCACCTTGCCGCAACAGCGAGTACTCAATTCGAACAGCGGTACTATGCACCCATTGACGAAGTCGATAAACAAAGCTGTCGACCGGACTTTGCTGTATTGGTTTACCCGGCTTATCTGGACGATTCGAATGGGCAGGTTTCGCCTGATCTGAATCTTAAAGCCAACATCCCTCCCACGCTGATTGTGCACACCGAGGACGATAAGAAATATGTTCCGGGCAGCAAACTTTATTACGCCGCGCTAAAGCAGAAACCTGAGCCGCATGAATTTATGCTGTATCCCAACGGTGGTCACGGCTATGGGCTGCGGTGCGAAAAAGCGGCACGCGCATGGCCAGACGCCGCTCTTGCGTGGTTCCGAAAGATCGGGATACACGACGCAAAGTAA
- a CDS encoding alpha/beta hydrolase family protein, whose translation MTFTTDRDDKRFQDTAGFIHNLMKTNPPKLTFNPDMKRADYPAWQTAIREKLLELMAFPEPPKQPAPKRLWIRKREGYQVQKWEAYPEPHCVVPFMMVVPDGVRQSSPAPAVMCFPGSGWSLESLVGLPEIGRKAKDNVKNKTDWKWQDNRMALHFAKQGMIGVAVANPATNDTDSRILNRTEVSLNAIFMGRSYLGISSFQKAHVLEWVSQQNYIDKGRIAVCGHSLGSEPADVLGVLYPDLIKAVIHNDFCCNWIERSIAQNGSLPPAWHLVPGMYKWFDATDLQASIAPRPLLFTEGGRANQLARIQAAYRLNDAEENMQVYQYAKYADPAARIHDFKPIPEGLSGNEYLEYANVDAKNHCFRPKRAVPWLEQVFASL comes from the coding sequence GTGACGTTTACCACAGATCGCGACGACAAGCGTTTTCAGGACACGGCAGGTTTTATTCATAACCTGATGAAGACGAATCCGCCGAAGTTAACCTTCAATCCCGACATGAAACGCGCAGACTACCCGGCGTGGCAGACTGCGATTCGTGAGAAGCTATTGGAGCTTATGGCGTTTCCTGAGCCCCCAAAGCAGCCAGCGCCGAAGCGTCTGTGGATTCGAAAACGTGAAGGGTATCAAGTTCAGAAATGGGAGGCATATCCGGAACCACACTGCGTCGTTCCTTTCATGATGGTCGTTCCGGATGGAGTGCGACAGAGCTCACCAGCTCCCGCCGTGATGTGTTTTCCGGGGTCAGGTTGGAGCCTAGAAAGTCTGGTGGGCTTGCCGGAAATTGGCCGGAAAGCAAAGGATAACGTTAAGAACAAGACCGATTGGAAATGGCAGGACAACCGAATGGCCCTCCATTTTGCCAAGCAAGGCATGATCGGAGTTGCCGTGGCCAACCCGGCAACAAATGACACGGACAGCAGAATTCTTAATCGAACAGAAGTATCGCTGAACGCCATTTTCATGGGCCGTAGCTATCTGGGGATCTCGTCGTTTCAGAAGGCTCATGTTCTGGAATGGGTCAGTCAGCAAAATTACATTGACAAAGGCCGTATTGCTGTCTGTGGCCATTCGCTTGGATCTGAACCCGCCGACGTATTGGGAGTCTTGTACCCGGATCTGATTAAGGCAGTGATCCACAATGACTTCTGCTGCAATTGGATCGAACGTTCGATCGCTCAAAATGGATCGTTGCCGCCGGCCTGGCACCTTGTCCCTGGCATGTACAAATGGTTTGACGCGACGGATCTGCAGGCTTCGATTGCACCGCGACCGCTACTGTTTACGGAAGGCGGCCGAGCGAACCAGCTGGCGAGAATTCAGGCGGCGTATCGTTTGAATGACGCAGAGGAAAACATGCAGGTTTATCAGTATGCAAAGTACGCTGATCCGGCAGCTCGCATTCACGACTTCAAGCCGATCCCTGAAGGTCTCTCGGGGAACGAGTACCTGGAATACGCAAATGTCGATGCTAAGAATCATTGCTTCCGTCCGAAGCGAGCGGTTCCCTGGCTGGAACAAGTGTTCGCGAGCCTGTAG
- a CDS encoding metallophosphoesterase family protein, producing MDANKVTFFTDAVTRPVNVMVVADTHLYTDDERGKPYHEFSGRMAKAYNTTTHFETGQPTNPEKSFQAALARANSNEVDLLALVGDIFSFPSEAAIDWVSQQLESVDMPWLYIAGNHDWHYEGMEGSLEQLRADWIERRLKPMYQDHHPLMAAYDILGIRFLAIDNSHYQILPQQLEFFRAQVRSGVPLVLLVHIPLYAPGRPMGFGCGHPKWGAATDRNYKIERRPKWPDTGHTQTTIDFHREVFDAESNQLLGIFAGHIHRQSLDVVNGVPQFVTNANAYGAYMDVHFVPRT from the coding sequence ATGGACGCCAACAAGGTTACGTTTTTTACCGATGCGGTGACTCGGCCCGTAAACGTGATGGTTGTCGCAGACACGCATCTTTACACCGATGACGAGCGCGGCAAACCGTACCATGAATTCAGCGGCCGGATGGCGAAAGCGTATAACACGACAACTCACTTCGAAACTGGTCAGCCCACCAACCCGGAAAAAAGTTTCCAGGCGGCACTGGCTCGAGCGAACTCAAACGAGGTCGACTTGTTAGCGCTGGTCGGAGACATTTTCAGCTTCCCCTCCGAAGCGGCCATTGATTGGGTCTCGCAACAACTTGAGTCCGTCGATATGCCGTGGTTGTATATCGCTGGCAATCACGATTGGCACTACGAAGGGATGGAAGGTTCGTTGGAACAGCTGCGAGCGGATTGGATCGAACGCCGGCTTAAGCCAATGTATCAAGACCATCACCCATTAATGGCGGCGTACGACATCCTCGGCATTCGCTTCCTGGCCATCGACAATTCGCATTATCAAATTCTGCCTCAGCAGCTTGAGTTTTTCCGGGCGCAGGTCCGCAGCGGGGTGCCACTGGTGCTATTGGTTCATATCCCGCTGTATGCACCGGGACGACCGATGGGTTTCGGCTGCGGGCATCCGAAATGGGGCGCCGCGACTGATCGTAACTACAAGATCGAGAGACGTCCAAAGTGGCCAGACACCGGCCACACCCAGACGACGATTGATTTTCATCGCGAGGTTTTTGACGCGGAAAGCAACCAACTGTTAGGAATCTTTGCCGGACATATCCATCGGCAGTCGCTGGATGTCGTCAACGGCGTTCCTCAGTTCGTCACCAACGCCAATGCCTACGGCGCCTACATGGATGTTCACTTCGTGCCGCGCACTTGA
- a CDS encoding formylmethanofuran dehydrogenase subunit B, whose translation MNQSWKNVPCPGCACVCDDITLEQRDDGTIDFQPDCHMGRDWFERHSKPVETCVSIENRDATLDAAIDRAASILGAADYPLIYGLSRSATPGQRAAVALGEQLGGVVDTTASLCHGPSIMALQEVGEVTSTLGEVANRADLVIFWGCNPSASHPRHAERYSVFPEGRFVRGRADRKVVMVGDQDLVHDWRLDPHGSQPDLVIPIAPNGDFDAVAQLRTMLHTGDTSDAAPELRQLMELMRNCRYGVVFFGLGLAKTSMWTSDVGSNTGHIDVAGLLQLVRDMNAVTRFTARRMRLQGDVSGADSVMCWQTGYPFGVDFSRGYPRYNPGEYTANELLERGDVDACVLVGAETVKFFSEPARQRLQEIPTVLIDYPNTSVDLSPTVSITTAVYGIHVPGTIYRMDNVPMSTKSLWPSDLPTDEDVLLRIAAKCVPEYASPALAVREGENGHAAHADV comes from the coding sequence GTGAATCAGTCGTGGAAGAATGTGCCCTGCCCTGGATGCGCCTGCGTCTGCGACGATATCACGCTGGAACAGCGGGACGACGGTACGATTGATTTTCAGCCGGATTGCCATATGGGCCGTGACTGGTTTGAACGCCACTCAAAGCCAGTGGAAACTTGCGTCTCCATCGAAAATCGGGACGCCACGCTGGACGCGGCGATTGACAGGGCGGCCAGTATTTTAGGCGCGGCCGACTATCCGTTGATCTATGGTCTGTCACGCAGCGCGACTCCGGGGCAGCGAGCTGCCGTTGCGTTGGGCGAACAACTGGGAGGCGTCGTGGATACGACGGCTTCGCTATGCCACGGTCCTTCTATTATGGCGTTGCAGGAAGTTGGCGAAGTGACCAGTACGCTCGGCGAAGTTGCCAACCGAGCGGACCTTGTGATCTTCTGGGGCTGCAATCCGTCCGCCTCGCATCCTCGCCACGCCGAACGGTATTCCGTGTTTCCTGAAGGACGGTTCGTTCGCGGGCGAGCCGATCGCAAAGTGGTGATGGTGGGAGACCAGGATCTGGTGCATGACTGGCGACTGGATCCGCACGGCAGCCAGCCCGATCTTGTGATTCCCATCGCTCCCAACGGCGATTTCGATGCGGTCGCTCAACTGCGCACGATGCTGCATACAGGCGACACGTCGGACGCTGCCCCGGAATTGCGGCAGCTAATGGAACTAATGCGGAACTGCCGCTATGGAGTTGTGTTTTTTGGACTGGGACTGGCCAAGACCAGCATGTGGACATCCGATGTCGGTTCGAACACCGGACACATCGACGTTGCCGGCTTGCTGCAATTGGTTCGAGACATGAATGCCGTAACCCGTTTTACAGCTCGACGGATGAGATTGCAGGGCGACGTATCCGGAGCCGACAGTGTGATGTGCTGGCAAACCGGCTATCCATTTGGAGTCGATTTTTCTCGAGGCTATCCTCGTTACAACCCTGGCGAATACACGGCCAACGAACTCCTGGAACGCGGCGACGTTGACGCGTGCGTGCTGGTCGGCGCGGAGACAGTGAAGTTCTTTTCCGAACCGGCCAGACAGCGCCTGCAGGAAATTCCGACGGTGTTGATCGACTACCCAAACACGTCCGTGGATTTGTCGCCAACCGTTTCGATCACGACCGCCGTTTATGGCATCCATGTTCCGGGGACTATTTACCGGATGGACAACGTTCCCATGTCCACGAAGTCTCTCTGGCCCAGCGACCTGCCGACCGACGAAGACGTCCTGCTACGTATCGCCGCTAAGTGCGTGCCAGAATACGCTAGTCCGGCGTTAGCAGTCAGGGAAGGAGAAAACGGCCATGCTGCACACGCAGATGTCTGA
- the cydB gene encoding cytochrome d ubiquinol oxidase subunit II has translation MSYDTLTLIWFILLGVLLCGYAILDGFDLGVGILHPFIAKTNRERRLVMNSIGPLWDGNEVWLVTFGGALFAAFPVAYATVFSSFYTAFFLLLTCLIGRAVSLEFRSKVHSDAWRKLWDGGFFLSSFSAAALLGVAGGNVMAGMELGAKYHYQGSLLGQIYWYPLLVGALTVSLFAVHGAIYLYLKTEDELQARVRKAITPLFLAFAGLYIVVTIATWWHVPHATENISNYPILWIVPALNALAVLNIPRAMKLGKPAYAFFTSSMVILALASLFSVAIFPNFMLSTIDPEFNVTLYNARSSAKTLQTMLIIAGIGMPCVLSYTVIIYWIFRGKVKLDSHSY, from the coding sequence GTGAGCTACGACACGCTGACGTTGATCTGGTTTATTTTGCTGGGCGTATTGCTTTGCGGGTACGCAATTCTCGATGGCTTCGATTTGGGCGTCGGGATTCTGCATCCGTTCATCGCGAAAACCAATCGCGAACGCCGACTGGTCATGAATTCAATCGGGCCCCTTTGGGACGGCAACGAAGTCTGGCTGGTGACGTTTGGAGGGGCTCTCTTCGCTGCGTTTCCGGTTGCTTACGCGACTGTCTTCAGTAGCTTCTATACGGCATTCTTTTTGTTGCTCACCTGTCTGATTGGTCGGGCAGTGAGTCTGGAATTCCGATCAAAAGTTCACTCAGACGCGTGGCGAAAACTGTGGGATGGCGGCTTCTTCCTGTCGTCATTCTCTGCTGCGGCACTGTTGGGCGTCGCGGGCGGTAACGTGATGGCGGGAATGGAACTGGGGGCGAAGTACCACTATCAGGGAAGTTTGCTCGGCCAAATCTACTGGTACCCGCTGTTGGTCGGCGCTTTGACGGTTTCACTGTTTGCCGTGCATGGAGCGATCTATCTGTACTTGAAGACTGAGGACGAGTTGCAGGCGCGAGTCCGCAAAGCCATCACGCCTTTATTTTTGGCGTTCGCAGGGCTTTACATCGTCGTCACAATCGCAACCTGGTGGCACGTGCCGCATGCGACGGAAAACATTTCCAATTATCCAATCTTATGGATCGTCCCGGCACTCAACGCATTGGCCGTGTTGAACATTCCAAGAGCGATGAAACTTGGAAAGCCAGCCTATGCTTTCTTCACGTCGTCGATGGTGATCCTCGCATTGGCGTCGCTTTTCAGCGTTGCAATTTTCCCAAACTTCATGCTGTCAACAATCGACCCTGAGTTCAACGTTACGCTCTACAACGCGAGAAGCAGCGCAAAGACACTTCAGACGATGCTTATCATCGCCGGAATTGGGATGCCCTGCGTTCTTAGCTATACCGTGATTATCTACTGGATCTTCCGCGGTAAAGTCAAACTCGATTCGCACAGCTATTGA
- a CDS encoding efflux RND transporter periplasmic adaptor subunit, which translates to MNEQWNTIRVWLKRIVKFTFVTLIAAGVIYWIKFSPVSVDTYSAERGTIVAEVMGTGTLEARVSTTVSPKISGRIVDIVVDQGSQVSRGKLLVRLDDEELQQQVAIAQANVDAASAAIVRVMTDKNRAAAVYDQAKKSHDRIQGLVRQNAASPDDEDKAVEALAVAEAGASRAEAAIAEAQKELVAAEKTLEYHRARLHDTQILAPFDGLVVKRSREPGDVVVPGSSILTLISTDELWIRAWVDETEMARLQTEQSARVVFRSEPDKSYPGTVARLGREADRETREFIVDVRVLELPSNWAVGQRAEAFVQITQKDDALLLPARLIVKRNEMQGVFVDEDGIAVWRPISIGLRRRDTVEVLEGLSPGDSVVTPKKSTTLLSDGRRVTTP; encoded by the coding sequence ATGAATGAACAGTGGAACACAATTCGAGTTTGGCTCAAGCGAATCGTGAAGTTCACGTTTGTCACCTTGATAGCTGCCGGCGTCATTTACTGGATCAAATTCTCACCCGTATCCGTCGACACGTATTCGGCCGAACGGGGAACGATCGTCGCTGAAGTCATGGGCACCGGAACTCTGGAAGCTCGTGTCTCGACGACAGTTAGTCCCAAAATTTCAGGTCGAATCGTTGACATCGTTGTCGATCAGGGAAGCCAGGTCTCGCGCGGCAAGCTGTTGGTACGGTTGGATGACGAGGAATTGCAGCAACAGGTCGCAATTGCTCAGGCTAATGTGGACGCGGCATCTGCGGCGATCGTTCGCGTGATGACCGACAAAAATCGCGCCGCTGCGGTCTACGATCAGGCAAAGAAAAGTCACGACCGAATTCAAGGGCTCGTCCGTCAGAACGCAGCGAGTCCCGATGACGAAGATAAAGCCGTGGAAGCGCTGGCGGTTGCTGAAGCCGGTGCGTCGCGTGCGGAAGCCGCAATTGCCGAAGCTCAAAAAGAACTGGTCGCAGCAGAGAAAACGTTGGAATACCACCGTGCCAGATTGCATGACACACAGATTCTCGCTCCGTTCGACGGACTGGTCGTGAAACGCAGTCGAGAACCGGGCGATGTGGTGGTTCCCGGCAGTTCGATCCTGACTCTGATTTCAACAGACGAATTGTGGATCCGCGCGTGGGTTGACGAAACAGAAATGGCTCGATTGCAGACAGAGCAGTCGGCACGCGTCGTATTTCGCTCCGAGCCAGACAAATCCTATCCCGGTACAGTTGCCCGCCTGGGCCGAGAAGCCGATCGCGAGACACGTGAGTTCATCGTCGACGTGCGTGTGCTGGAACTTCCAAGCAACTGGGCTGTGGGTCAGCGAGCGGAAGCATTCGTTCAAATCACTCAGAAAGACGACGCTCTATTGTTGCCTGCCAGATTGATCGTCAAAAGAAATGAGATGCAAGGCGTGTTTGTCGACGAGGACGGAATTGCGGTATGGCGTCCGATCAGTATTGGACTCCGACGTCGTGACACTGTGGAAGTGCTGGAAGGCCTTTCGCCAGGAGATTCCGTTGTCACGCCCAAAAAATCGACGACGTTATTGAGCGACGGCCGAAGGGTGACCACACCATGA
- a CDS encoding ABC transporter permease has protein sequence MNLATKDIRHNVGRFALTAVGIGMLLMVVMGMGGIYRGVVEDATLLIDRVGADLWIVQRDTRGPFAELSRVPSNLVYRAAAVPGVESAREFAYHTVQRQRDGKPMRIAVLGLSWPTDKGEWIPLTSGRPLGQSHYEMIADKTLGMDLGDQLHLGKETYTVVGTTSNMMSSGGDGIAFFTVADAQAIQFDTPGEAIRLERAAREARAANFELAIQQPMMLENAQRPTAQLPGIARPQISAVMVAVSSGVDVEQVVETIAGWGDVSVFTADGQRELLLKGSVEKVRRQIGLFRVLLTVIAAIIMALILYTLTLDKIHSIALLKLIGAPNTVILGLILQQALILGVVGFAIAYAVGKQLFPKFPRRVILADSDLMQLAAIVLAISVLSSLLGIWKAMKVSPNEALS, from the coding sequence ATGAACCTCGCCACCAAAGACATTCGCCACAACGTCGGTCGCTTCGCACTTACCGCTGTCGGCATCGGCATGCTGCTGATGGTCGTAATGGGGATGGGCGGCATCTATCGAGGGGTTGTCGAAGATGCAACGCTGCTGATCGATCGAGTTGGCGCTGATCTGTGGATAGTCCAGCGCGATACGCGCGGGCCGTTTGCCGAATTATCCCGGGTGCCTTCCAATTTGGTTTACCGCGCGGCGGCGGTTCCTGGTGTCGAGTCTGCTCGTGAATTCGCTTATCACACCGTTCAGCGGCAGCGAGACGGCAAGCCAATGCGAATCGCCGTGCTGGGGCTGAGCTGGCCGACGGACAAAGGCGAATGGATTCCACTCACGTCCGGCCGGCCGCTGGGACAATCGCACTACGAAATGATCGCCGACAAGACGCTTGGAATGGACCTTGGCGACCAGTTGCACCTCGGCAAAGAAACCTACACGGTCGTTGGTACGACAAGTAACATGATGAGTTCCGGCGGCGACGGCATTGCCTTCTTCACCGTCGCCGATGCTCAGGCAATTCAGTTTGACACGCCGGGAGAAGCCATCCGCCTGGAACGTGCAGCGCGAGAAGCTCGCGCCGCAAATTTTGAGTTAGCGATTCAACAGCCCATGATGCTGGAGAACGCCCAGCGACCGACCGCTCAGCTTCCCGGCATTGCTCGACCACAAATAAGCGCCGTGATGGTGGCGGTTTCATCAGGAGTCGATGTGGAGCAGGTCGTCGAAACGATTGCCGGCTGGGGGGACGTGTCAGTTTTCACGGCCGACGGACAACGTGAATTGCTGTTGAAAGGAAGCGTCGAAAAGGTGCGTCGGCAGATTGGGCTGTTCCGAGTTTTGCTGACCGTGATCGCCGCCATCATCATGGCTCTGATCCTGTACACGTTGACCCTGGACAAGATTCATTCCATCGCGTTATTAAAACTCATCGGTGCTCCGAACACCGTGATTCTCGGTTTGATTCTGCAACAGGCACTGATTCTTGGAGTCGTTGGATTTGCGATCGCCTATGCCGTGGGCAAGCAATTGTTTCCGAAGTTTCCGCGTCGAGTCATCCTGGCCGATTCGGACTTGATGCAACTCGCCGCCATCGTACTGGCAATTTCGGTGCTCTCCAGCCTGCTGGGCATTTGGAAAGCCATGAAGGTTTCCCCAAACGAGGCCTTGTCGTGA